The following are from one region of the Corynebacterium hindlerae genome:
- a CDS encoding SDR family NAD(P)-dependent oxidoreductase, which translates to MDLTGKAAIITGGASGLGAATARALHDAGVKVYSFDLQAGDIEGVDYRVVDVTSADAVTEAVQSVASEAELRVLVACAGICPSQRIVGRKGPHDLGLYAKTIQVNLIGTFNVLTAFSSVVSELEPLDSDGQRGVAIMTASVAAFEGQVGQAAYASSKGGIYALTITAARDLASLGIRVCSIAPGVVNTPMMASISEEFRTELESRVQFPSRMASPDEYALLVQQIVANNYLNGETIRLDGGLRMPPR; encoded by the coding sequence ATGGACCTCACTGGAAAAGCAGCAATCATCACCGGCGGCGCATCCGGCCTGGGCGCCGCCACCGCCCGCGCGCTTCACGACGCCGGAGTCAAGGTCTACTCATTCGACCTGCAAGCAGGGGATATTGAGGGCGTTGACTATCGCGTTGTTGATGTAACTTCTGCTGACGCAGTCACTGAGGCTGTGCAGTCGGTGGCATCCGAAGCTGAGCTGCGCGTTTTGGTCGCCTGTGCCGGTATTTGCCCATCGCAGCGCATTGTGGGGCGCAAGGGCCCGCATGACCTGGGGCTGTATGCTAAGACGATTCAGGTGAACTTGATCGGCACGTTTAACGTGCTCACCGCGTTTTCTTCAGTTGTCAGTGAGCTGGAGCCACTTGATTCCGACGGCCAGCGTGGCGTCGCGATCATGACCGCTTCCGTCGCCGCCTTCGAGGGCCAGGTCGGCCAAGCGGCTTACGCATCCTCCAAGGGTGGCATCTACGCGCTCACCATCACCGCAGCCCGCGACCTGGCGTCCCTGGGAATCCGAGTGTGCTCGATCGCGCCGGGCGTGGTGAACACCCCGATGATGGCCTCTATTTCCGAGGAATTCCGTACCGAGCTGGAATCCCGCGTGCAGTTCCCGTCCCGCATGGCATCCCCTGACGAGTATGCGTTGCTGGTGCAGCAGATCGTGGCCAACAACTACCTCAACGGCGAGACGATTCGCCTGGACGGTGGCCTGCGCATGCCACCGCGGTAG